One window from the genome of Salvia miltiorrhiza cultivar Shanhuang (shh) chromosome 7, IMPLAD_Smil_shh, whole genome shotgun sequence encodes:
- the LOC130994086 gene encoding uncharacterized protein LOC130994086, with translation MGMLLNTPVVLLFDTGASHSFIASACIDTLELKQERANQDMRISSPIGGVTTVTHVCPNLDLNIGSLKVIANNLHVIPMWDVDLILGMDWLTENYATILCKEREISFKYPGKDALSFHGISMGRNIPVISALQARKMMNKKDCRAFLVYLNGEAGTEGEIEDVEVVREYNDVFPDNLPGLPPNRKVEFTIDLEPGSTPVSKFKKDGGRSTKEGRKDGEATRKDKEMRAQELP, from the exons ATGGGTATGttactcaacacacctgttgtaCTTTTGTTTGACacgggtgcttcacattcttttattgcaagtgCATGCATCGACACTCTAGAACTCAAACAGGAAAGAGCTAATCAGGATAtgagaatttcttcaccaataggaggggTGACAACAGTTACACACGTTTGCCCGAACTTAGAtttgaacatagggtcacttaAGGTTATAGCGAACAACTTGCATGTTATACCAATGTGGGACGTGGActtaatcctaggaatggattggctaacggagaactatgccacgatTTTATGCAAGGAACGAGAGATCTCATTTAAATATCCAGGGAAAGACGCTTTGAGTTTTCACGGGATAAGTATGGGTAGGAACATACCAGTCATTTCAGCCCTGCAAGCACgaaagatgatgaacaagaaagactgccGAGCTTTTCTTGTGTACCTAAACGGAGAAGCTGGAACAGAAGGAGAAATCGAAGATGTGGAAGTTGTACGAGAATACAATGACGTTTTTCCAGATAACTTGCCAGGACTACCACCAAATAGGAAAGTGGAATTTACCATTGACTTGGAACCAGGATCAACACCGGTATCCAAG tttaagaaagatggtggtagaagcacaaagGAAGGACGAAAAGATGGAGAAGCTACGAGGAAGGATAAGGAAATGAGAGCTCAAGAATTACCATGA
- the LOC130994087 gene encoding uncharacterized protein LOC130994087 has protein sequence MPKGKGYYTLKFHSSEDKAIAKSQLIWQLSTGSLRLREWVRYFNPYKESSSLAQVWVRIYYLLVEFWHPEVLSGIGRWLGQPLKIDGNSIDDEVAQYARIFVEIDLAQPLAESMVIDGGDYYFNIDLSYEYIPLYCTKCKIVGHSVDRCRKGKKVEK, from the coding sequence ATGCCGAAGGGCAAGGGCTACTATACGTTGAAATTTCATTCTAGTGAGGACAAGGCTATTGCGAAGTCGCAGCTGATCTGGCAGCTTTCAACCGGATCTTTACGTCTCCGGGAGTGGGTAAGGTATTTCAATCCTTACAAGGAATCTTCTTCTCTGGCGCAAGTCTGGGTTCGTATATATTATTTACTTGTTGAGTTCTGGCATCCGGAGGTTTTATCCGGGATTGGGCGATGGCTGGGGCAGCCGCTAAAGATAGATGGGAATTCGATTGATGATGAAGTTGCACAGTATGCTCGTATCTTTGTTGAAATTGATCTTGCACAGCCGCTCGCGGAAAGCATGGTGATTGATGGGGGtgactattattttaatattgatCTTAGTTATGAATATATTCCCCTCTATTGTACGAAATGTAAGATCGTAGGACATTCTGTGGATCGATGTCGCAAGGGGAAAAAGGTAGAAAAGTAG